GCAGAGCACGCTTTCGGTTACCTATCAGGTCACCAACGCCGATAACGAGAAAATGTACTTTTCGGTAGGCGGGCATCCCGGCTTCAACGTGCCGCTGTACCCGAACGAACGGTATGAGGATTATTATATAGAGTTTGAGAAAGACGAAACAGTAAGCCGCCACCTGCTGAACGACGCGGGCCTGCTGAACGGTGGCACCGAGCGCCTGCTGGAGCAAAGCAACACCCTGCCCCTCGACCGCAGCTACTTCGACAAGGACGCCATTGTGCTGAAGCGCCTGAACTCGGAGAGGGTGACGCTGGCGAGCCGCGCCAACCCGCGCCGGATCGAAATGGATTTCAGGGGCTTCCCGTATTTCGGGATATGGGCGAAGCCAGGGCTGGCGCCTTATATATGCCTGGAGCCCTGGTGCGGCATAGCCAGCAGGGAGGGAGACTCCGGCGAGTTGCAGGACAAGGAGGGGATGAACGAGCTGCGCCCCGGCCAGATTTTTGAGCGCACGTTTACTGTTACCGTGCGCTAAAAGCGAAGGGTATATATAGCCGCGGCCCCCACTGAATCTTCATGTTCAGTGGGGGCCGCGGCTTTTATAGAAATTGCACTTAATGCAACGAGGGCTCCGGGAACTTCGGAGCTTTTATGTTTCTGAAGTCGTATTTCGGCTCAAAATCATTCAGGGGCAGTGAAATGCCCGGTGGCAGGTCCAAATCCGGCAAATCGTCGCCAAGCGGCTCTCCTCCGTCATCGTCGTTGTCAGTGGAGGGTGGGCGGTTAAATCTCTTGCGCGGAGCGAATGCATAGTAGGCCAGTATAGACAAGAGGGCTACGGTGTATAAGATGCTGATCATCATCGCGGTATGGCATTAATGTATTCCTGGTATATGGTGTTTGTGCTGTGGCAGAAAGTTCGCTCCCAGCGGGCGGACGGTTTGCTGCCCCGGTAGTCTTTACAACGTACTTTTGCCTAAACTGGTTATCCGTGAAAGACAAAATTTAAGCAGGTGTGCAGCGCCCGGTTCTAAAAGCTTTTCGGCGGGCGCGCAACCGACTTTGCTTTAGAACGGAAAGCCCGCTATCTTTGTGGCAGTTTAGGGGTGCCTTAATAAAACGGGCTGAGATCATACCCATTGAACCTGATCCGGGTAATGCCGGCGAAGGGAAAACACGGTAAACGAAATTTAACAGGATGCTAACCCCTGGCAGGCCTGTATGTTTCACCAGTTCATTTCAAGTACAATGCGTAATTTTTTGATTGCAGTGGCAGCCATGCTGTTGCCGTTGCAGCTGCTTGCCCAGTACCAGCTGGGCGGCCGCGTAACCAGTGCAGCCAGGGGCGAGGCCCTGGCCGGAGCCAACGTGGTGCTGGAGAACTCAGGCACAGGCGTGGCTGCAGGGGCCAACGGCACTTTCTCCTTCCCAAACTTGCCAGCGGGCAACTACACCCTGAAAGTGAGCTACCTCGGCTTTGAGCAGCAGCGGGTCGCAGTGGCCCTGCGGCGGGACACGGAGGTAGCCATAGCGCTGCAGCCGCAGGCCCTCCGGACGAGCGAAGTAGTAGTGCAGGCCACCCGCGCCGATGAGCACACCGGCACCACGTTCACCAACGTAGGCCAGGAGGAGATAGAAGCGCGGAATTTCGGGCAGGACCTGCCTTACCTGCTGGAGCAGGTGCCCTCGGTGGTAGTGACCTCTGACGCCGGTGCTGGCGTGGGTTACACTGGCATCCGTATCCGGGGCTCCGACATCACCCGCATCAACGTGACGGTGAACGGTATTCCGGTGAATGATGCCGAGAGCCACGGCGTGTTCTTCGTAAACATGCCGGACTTC
This window of the Pontibacter russatus genome carries:
- a CDS encoding aldose 1-epimerase family protein; the protein is MQYFLENDLYRVGVEGLGAELQHFVKKDENLELIWVADPAVWAAHAPNLFPIVGELPNQQYTHNGKTYHMQRHGFARRSEFKLVEEHHDKLVFELTSSEETLAQYPFKFRLLVAYKLEQSTLSVTYQVTNADNEKMYFSVGGHPGFNVPLYPNERYEDYYIEFEKDETVSRHLLNDAGLLNGGTERLLEQSNTLPLDRSYFDKDAIVLKRLNSERVTLASRANPRRIEMDFRGFPYFGIWAKPGLAPYICLEPWCGIASREGDSGELQDKEGMNELRPGQIFERTFTVTVR